A region from the Branchiostoma lanceolatum isolate klBraLanc5 chromosome 2, klBraLanc5.hap2, whole genome shotgun sequence genome encodes:
- the LOC136426507 gene encoding short-chain collagen C4-like produces the protein MAGPATLAVVAVSAVLFTFSVCLAVEAEGEEGSCPKQMANSNVNNITVVAPPGPRGDTGPPGPRGARGERGDTGLPGKLGPQGLEGQKGEKGAPGQKGSQGAEGFGGGAVYIRWGRTSCDEGTGTVTVYSGFAGGAHFSNNGGGSNYQCLPADPEWGRYEDGVQGSKSYMHGAEYELSSNVPYEKAIFHDRDVPCAVCYSLSRRAQLMIPARKTCPDGWTREYGGYLMAAYHDHPGRTEFVCMDGEPEVLPGGEGNVNGALFYPVEARCGSLPCPPYVEGRELTCVVCTK, from the coding sequence ATGGCAGGTCCAGCTACGCTAGCCGTTGTCGCAGTTTCGGCTGTACTGTTCACGTTCTCTGTCTGCCTTGCGGTAGAAGCAGAGGGTGAGGAGGGCTCGTGTCCGAAGCAGATGGCAAACAGCAACGTCAACAACATCACGGTGGTGGCTCCGCCCGGACCGAGGGGGGACACGGGGCCGCCGGGACCGAGGGGTGCTCGCGGGGAGAGGGGAGACACGGGCCTTCCCGGGAAGCTCGGACCGCAAGGCTTGGAGGGCCAGAAGGGCGAGAAAGGCGCTCCAGGGCAGAAAGGCAGCCAAGGCGCGGAAGGATTTGGCGGAGGAGCTGTTTATATCCGGTGGGGGCGGACGTCGTGCGACGAGGGTACGGGCACGGTAACGGTGTACTCCGGGTTCGCCGGCGGAGCGCACTTTAGCAACAATGGAGGAGGAAGCAACTACCAGTGCCTCCCCGCAGACCCGGAGTGGGGCCGGTACGAAGATGGGGTTCAGGGATCGAAATCCTACATGCACGGTGCGGAGTACGAACTCAGCAGTAACGTACCGTACGAAAAGGCTATATTTCACGACCGTGACGTGCCCTGCGCAGTTTGCTACAGTCTCTCCCGCCGCGCGCAGCTGATGATCCCCGCCCGCAAAACCTGCCCGGACGGCTGGACACGGGAGTATGGAGGCTACCTGATGGCAGCGTACCATGACCATCCCGGCCGGACGGAGTTCGTGTGCATGGACGGGGAGCCCGAAGTCCTGCCAGGCGGGGAAGGAAACGTGAACGGCGCGCTGTTCTACCCCGTGGAGGCCCGCTGCGGCTCGCTGCCGTGTCCGCCGTACGTGGAGGGGAGGGAGCTGACCTGCGTCGTGTGCACAAAATAG
- the LOC136426606 gene encoding short-chain collagen C4-like encodes MANSNVNNITVVAPPGARGDTGPPGPRGVRGERGETGRPGKLGPQGLEGQNGEKGAPGQKGSQGAEGFGGGAVYIRWGRTSCDEGTGTVTVYSGFAGGSYYANKGGGSNYQCLPADPEWGRYDDGVQGSKSYMYGAEYELDTNVPYDKATLHDRDVPCAVCYSLSRRAQLMIPARKTCSEGWTREYGGYLMAEYHNHNRSEFVCMDGEPEVLPGGEGNANGALFYLVEARCGSLPCPPYMEGRELTCVVCTI; translated from the coding sequence ATGGCAAACAGCAACGTCAACAACATCACGGTGGTGGCTCCGCCCGGAGCGAGGGGGGACACGGGGCCGCCGGGACCGAGGGGCGTTCGCGGGGAGAGGGGAGAGACGGGCCGTCCCGGGAAGCTCGGACCACAAGGCTTGGAGGGTCAGAATGGCGAGAAAGGAGCTCCGGGGCAGAAAGGCAGTCAAGGCGCGGAAGGATTTGGCGGAGGAGCTGTGTATATCCGGTGGGGGCGGACGTCGTGCGACGAGGGTACGGGCACGGTAACGGTGTACTCCGGGTTCGCCGGCGGATCGTACTACGCCAACAAGGGAGGAGGAAGCAACTACCAGTGCCTCCCCGCAGACCCGGAGTGGGGCCGGTACGACGATGGGGTTCAGGGATCGAAGTCCTACATGTACGGCGCGGAGTACGAACTTGACACAAACGTACCATACGATAAGGCTACCCTTCACGACCGTGACGTGCCCTGCGCGGTTTGCTACAGTCTCTCCCGCCGCGCGCAGCTGATGATCCCCGCCCGCAAGACCTGCTCGGAAGGCTGGACGCGGGAGTACGGAGGCTATCTGATGGCGGAGTACCACAACCACAACCGCTCGGAGTTCGTATGTATGGACGGGGAGCCCGAGGTGCTGCCAGGCGGGGAAGGAAACGCGAACGGCGCGCTGTTCTACCTAGTGGAGGCCCGCTGCGGCTCGCTGCCGTGTCCGCCGTACATGGAGGGGAGGGAACTGACATGCGTCGTATGCACAATATAG